From Sphingobium sp. RAC03, a single genomic window includes:
- a CDS encoding NAD(P)/FAD-dependent oxidoreductase has product MLRTDQHVDVAIIGAGPAGLTAAYLLTKQGYSVTVIEKDPVYVGGISRTVELDGFRFDIGGHRFFSKSQQVVDLWNEILPDDFIQRPRMSRIYYEGKFYSYPLRAFEALWNLGVWRSTLCMASFAKARLFPNRNVRSFQDWTVNAFGHKLFSIFFKTYTEKVWGMPCDEMSADWAAQRIKGLSLWGAVVDGLKRSLGFNKKPNDGMATKTLLETFRYPRLGPGMMWEAARDRVVEGGNQVLMAHSFKRLEQEPGSDGWRLVAEGPQDDVVITAAHVISSAPMRELAARIHPLPATLPEAMDLKYRDFLTVALMVKGEDIFPDNWIYIHDSKVQVGRIQNFRSWSPEMVPDPTLACVGLEYFCFEGDGLWSSTDTDLIALATREMALLGLCNPDDVVGGAVVRQEKAYPVYDDAYAANVLAMRSELEARYPTLHMVGRNGMHRYNNQDHAMMTAMLTVRNIVAGARVHDVWSVNEDAEYHEAGDEGQIDGMDADTQAALGSSRAVPSRLKAA; this is encoded by the coding sequence ATGCTGCGTACCGACCAACATGTGGACGTCGCCATCATCGGCGCTGGCCCGGCCGGATTGACCGCTGCCTATCTGCTGACCAAGCAGGGCTATAGCGTGACGGTGATCGAAAAAGACCCCGTCTATGTCGGTGGCATCAGCCGTACGGTCGAACTGGACGGCTTCCGCTTCGACATTGGCGGGCATCGCTTCTTCTCCAAATCGCAGCAGGTGGTCGACCTGTGGAACGAGATATTGCCCGACGATTTCATCCAGCGTCCCCGGATGAGCCGCATCTATTATGAGGGCAAATTCTACAGCTATCCGCTGCGCGCGTTCGAAGCGCTGTGGAATCTGGGCGTCTGGCGTTCGACCCTGTGCATGGCGAGCTTCGCCAAGGCGCGGCTCTTCCCCAACCGCAACGTCCGCTCCTTTCAGGATTGGACCGTCAACGCCTTTGGCCACAAGCTCTTCTCGATCTTCTTCAAGACCTACACTGAAAAAGTGTGGGGCATGCCGTGCGACGAAATGTCGGCCGACTGGGCGGCGCAGCGGATCAAGGGTCTGTCGCTGTGGGGCGCGGTGGTGGATGGCCTCAAGCGCTCGCTTGGCTTCAACAAGAAGCCCAATGACGGCATGGCGACCAAGACGCTGCTCGAAACCTTCCGCTATCCACGCCTTGGCCCCGGCATGATGTGGGAAGCCGCGCGCGACCGCGTGGTCGAAGGCGGCAATCAGGTGCTGATGGCGCACAGTTTCAAGCGGCTGGAACAGGAACCGGGCAGCGACGGCTGGCGACTGGTGGCCGAAGGACCGCAGGACGATGTCGTGATCACCGCCGCCCATGTCATTTCCTCCGCGCCGATGCGCGAACTGGCCGCCCGCATCCACCCGCTGCCCGCGACGCTGCCCGAAGCGATGGACCTCAAATATCGCGACTTCCTGACTGTCGCCCTGATGGTGAAGGGGGAGGATATCTTCCCCGACAACTGGATCTACATCCATGACAGCAAGGTGCAGGTCGGCCGCATCCAGAATTTCCGCAGTTGGTCGCCCGAAATGGTGCCGGACCCGACGCTGGCCTGCGTCGGCCTTGAATATTTCTGTTTCGAAGGCGACGGCCTCTGGTCCTCGACCGACACCGATCTGATCGCGCTGGCGACGCGGGAAATGGCGCTGCTCGGCCTCTGCAACCCCGACGATGTCGTGGGCGGCGCGGTGGTGCGGCAGGAAAAGGCCTATCCCGTCTATGACGACGCCTATGCCGCCAATGTGTTGGCGATGCGGAGCGAACTCGAAGCGCGCTATCCCACGCTGCACATGGTCGGCCGCAACGGCATGCACCGCTATAATAATCAGGATCATGCGATGATGACGGCGATGCTGACCGTCCGCAACATCGTCGCGGGCGCGCGCGTCCATGACGTCTGGTCGGTCAATGAAGACGCCGAATATCATGAGGCAGGTGATGAGGGCCAGATTGATGGGATGGATGCCGATACGCAGGCGGCGCTCGGCAGTAGCCGCGCCGTGCCATCGCGGCTGAAGGCCGCCTGA
- a CDS encoding UrcA family protein translates to MNKKMLVAFAATMALALPTMASAGSNDMDVIVDGHAGTETRSIAVSVADLNLAKSRDMRRADSRVTRAAKQVCGFVNGSILPVTDDYRTCFGQAMDGARSDLSNMAQRQI, encoded by the coding sequence ATGAACAAGAAGATGCTGGTGGCATTCGCCGCCACTATGGCCCTTGCGCTGCCCACTATGGCGAGCGCCGGCAGCAATGACATGGATGTGATCGTGGACGGCCATGCGGGCACCGAAACCCGCTCGATCGCCGTATCCGTGGCGGACCTCAACCTTGCCAAGAGCCGCGACATGCGTCGCGCCGATTCGCGCGTGACCCGTGCGGCCAAGCAGGTGTGCGGTTTCGTCAACGGCTCGATCCTGCCCGTGACCGACGATTATCGCACCTGCTTTGGCCAGGCCATGGACGGTGCGCGCAGCGACCTCAGCAATATGGCCCAGCGCCAGATCTGA